Proteins from a single region of Synechococcus sp. WH 8109:
- a CDS encoding GTP-binding protein: MTTTPATANVPVTILSGFLGAGKTTLLNHILSNQQGVKTAVLVNEFGEIGIDNDLVVTTDEDMVELSNGCICCSINDELMEAVERVIERPEPLDYIVVETTGLADPLPVAMTFLGSELRDQTRLDSIITLIDAENFDDVVLDTEVGRAQVIYGDILLLNKCDLVSEERLESVEQQLRAVKNDARILRSVKGEVPLALLLSVGLFESDKVSSPADDPSLDHSDCDHDHGHCSHDHEHDHSHGHGHGHSHGDGHDHGHHHHSHEHGDHQDIEGFTSVSFQSDGPFSLRKFQNFLDNQMPQEVFRAKGILWFNESERRHVFHLAGKRFSIDDTDWTGDRKNQLVLIGRDIDHTTLREQLQACVVY; encoded by the coding sequence ATGACCACTACACCCGCCACTGCCAACGTCCCCGTCACCATTCTCAGCGGCTTTCTCGGAGCGGGAAAAACCACGCTGCTGAATCACATCCTGAGCAATCAGCAGGGGGTGAAGACCGCGGTGCTGGTGAATGAGTTCGGTGAAATCGGAATCGACAACGATCTGGTCGTCACCACCGATGAAGACATGGTGGAGCTGAGCAACGGTTGCATCTGCTGCTCAATCAACGACGAGCTGATGGAGGCGGTGGAACGGGTGATTGAACGCCCAGAACCACTCGATTACATCGTCGTCGAAACCACCGGTCTGGCCGATCCCCTGCCAGTTGCGATGACCTTCCTTGGCAGTGAGCTGCGGGACCAAACCCGCCTCGATTCGATCATCACCTTGATCGATGCAGAAAACTTCGACGACGTCGTTCTGGACACGGAAGTTGGCCGGGCCCAGGTTATTTATGGCGACATCCTGCTGCTGAACAAGTGCGACCTCGTCTCAGAGGAGCGGCTTGAGAGCGTCGAACAGCAACTCAGAGCCGTCAAGAACGATGCGCGGATCCTGCGGTCGGTGAAAGGGGAGGTGCCTCTTGCCCTGTTGCTCAGCGTTGGACTGTTCGAATCCGACAAGGTGAGTTCTCCCGCCGACGATCCGAGCCTGGATCACAGCGACTGCGACCACGACCATGGCCACTGCAGCCATGACCATGAGCACGATCACAGCCATGGGCACGGTCACGGCCACAGCCATGGGGACGGTCATGACCACGGACATCATCACCACAGCCATGAGCACGGTGACCATCAGGACATCGAGGGATTCACCTCCGTGTCCTTCCAAAGTGATGGCCCCTTCTCCCTACGCAAGTTCCAGAACTTCCTCGACAACCAGATGCCCCAGGAGGTGTTCCGGGCCAAGGGAATCCTCTGGTTCAACGAAAGCGAACGCCGCCATGTGTTCCATCTGGCAGGCAAACGCTTTTCCATCGACGACACCGACTGGACCGGTGATCGGAAAAATCAATTGGTGCTGATCGGCCGCGACATCGACCACACCACACTGCGGGAGCAACTCCAAGCGTGTGTGGTGTATTGA
- a CDS encoding 3'(2'),5'-bisphosphate nucleotidase CysQ: MMPSSADLPAGVDKEALLTELRRLSWGAADILRAYARGEQPPHGFPKALSVDEGGEGPVSAADLSVNKWLLDGLSAAFPKADWTLLSEETAKEQLTEGQPLPAEWLWILDPLDGTKDFLQDTGEYAVHLALVRDKRPVIGVVLLPEANELWIGIVGEGAWCEDRQGERSPVRFSHRTEVSDLILVASRSHRDDRLVKLIDSLNLGGSKAVGSVGFKVATILRGETDLYVSLSGKSAPKDWDMAAPEAVLLAAGGRFTHADQTDLSYNTGDVRQAGCLIASHGKAHAELGERATRAMAEIDPGFQV; this comes from the coding sequence ATGATGCCCAGCTCTGCCGACCTCCCCGCTGGCGTTGACAAGGAGGCTCTACTGACGGAACTGCGTCGCTTGAGTTGGGGTGCCGCCGACATCCTGCGGGCCTACGCCCGCGGCGAGCAGCCTCCGCATGGTTTCCCCAAGGCTTTGAGTGTCGATGAAGGCGGAGAGGGTCCCGTATCTGCGGCTGATCTGTCCGTGAACAAGTGGTTGCTGGATGGGCTATCTGCCGCGTTCCCCAAGGCCGACTGGACGCTGCTCAGCGAGGAGACCGCCAAGGAGCAGCTAACGGAAGGCCAACCGCTGCCGGCGGAATGGCTGTGGATTCTCGATCCCCTGGATGGCACCAAGGATTTCCTGCAGGACACAGGCGAATACGCCGTTCATCTGGCCCTGGTGCGCGACAAGCGGCCGGTGATCGGAGTTGTGCTTCTGCCGGAAGCCAATGAACTTTGGATCGGCATCGTTGGTGAGGGTGCCTGGTGTGAAGACCGTCAGGGTGAGCGGTCGCCGGTTCGCTTCAGCCACAGAACTGAGGTTTCAGATCTGATCCTGGTGGCCAGCCGCAGCCACCGCGACGACCGTTTGGTCAAGCTCATTGATTCCCTCAATCTCGGCGGTTCCAAAGCCGTGGGCAGCGTTGGCTTCAAGGTGGCCACGATCTTGAGAGGCGAAACCGACCTCTACGTTTCCCTCTCCGGCAAGAGCGCTCCCAAGGATTGGGACATGGCTGCTCCGGAGGCGGTGCTGCTCGCGGCCGGTGGTCGTTTCACCCATGCCGATCAGACCGACCTCAGTTACAACACCGGCGATGTGCGTCAGGCCGGCTGTCTGATCGCCAGCCATGGAAAAGCCCACGCCGAGCTCGGAGAGCGTGCGACGCGGGCCATGGCCGAGATTGATCCCGGCTTTCAGGTCTGA
- a CDS encoding metallophosphoesterase produces MNHAVISCLHANLAAVEAVLDDIDSQGIQTITCLGDLVGYGPQPNEVVELVRQREIPTCQGCWDEDIIDGLNACECSYPSQLAERRGHRAHHWTADLLTEENKAFLAELPMTLRRDKLLFVHGSPNSQHEYLLPDMNAFAALERVETAGAETLFCGHTHQPYVRELRQGSIRVKVQQRDQGAPTEQEMELPMRRIVNAGSVGEPRHGSTKATYVIHNDNTGEVTIREIDYDVAKTCRAIVDAGLPEVFAWRLSHGFEYAERAEDASHVCER; encoded by the coding sequence ATGAACCACGCCGTCATCTCCTGTTTGCACGCCAACCTTGCCGCCGTGGAGGCCGTGCTCGACGACATCGACTCCCAGGGCATCCAAACCATTACCTGCCTCGGCGATCTTGTGGGCTACGGACCCCAGCCCAATGAAGTGGTGGAACTGGTGCGTCAGCGCGAGATTCCCACCTGCCAGGGCTGCTGGGACGAGGACATCATTGACGGTCTGAATGCCTGTGAATGCAGCTATCCCTCCCAGCTGGCGGAACGACGAGGCCATCGCGCCCATCACTGGACAGCCGATCTGCTGACGGAGGAGAACAAGGCCTTTCTGGCTGAACTTCCAATGACACTGCGGCGCGACAAGCTGCTGTTTGTGCATGGCAGTCCGAACAGTCAGCACGAATATCTGTTACCCGACATGAATGCTTTTGCTGCCCTTGAGCGGGTGGAAACAGCAGGGGCGGAAACGTTGTTCTGCGGCCACACCCATCAGCCCTATGTGCGCGAACTACGGCAGGGGTCCATTCGGGTGAAGGTGCAACAACGCGATCAAGGCGCACCAACAGAACAGGAGATGGAACTACCGATGCGGCGGATTGTTAACGCAGGTTCCGTTGGGGAACCGCGTCATGGAAGCACTAAAGCCACTTACGTCATCCATAACGACAACACCGGAGAGGTGACGATTCGAGAGATCGACTACGACGTCGCCAAAACCTGTCGAGCGATCGTTGATGCGGGCTTACCGGAAGTGTTTGCCTGGAGGCTCAGCCACGGCTTTGAATATGCCGAGCGGGCTGAAGACGCCAGCCACGTGTGTGAGCGCTGA
- a CDS encoding helix-turn-helix domain-containing protein, whose translation MAPRRLSDSEKQDLVGRYKAGESTSALAEAFGCSPNTVSRTVKALLPADAYAALKASRQKGLATPPPPTVTQAEEPEADSLQKDDSSLALDDADDFCEDPEEELSEDDDNGSVETFTELVPLLGVGNLSDRPLNQAQPFSVDLLPDSAYLLVDKVVELDARPLKEFPELGLLDDVEQERQGLCLFASPRAAKRQCGRSQRVIKVPDTAVFQRTSSYLLARGITRLVLDGTLIALDA comes from the coding sequence ATGGCCCCGCGTCGTCTTAGCGACAGCGAGAAACAGGATCTGGTCGGTCGTTACAAGGCCGGCGAGTCAACATCAGCTTTGGCTGAGGCCTTTGGCTGCAGCCCCAACACCGTAAGTCGCACGGTGAAAGCACTGTTGCCAGCTGATGCTTATGCCGCGCTGAAGGCCAGCAGGCAAAAAGGGTTGGCCACCCCTCCCCCGCCAACCGTCACTCAGGCGGAAGAACCAGAGGCTGACTCCCTTCAGAAGGACGACAGCAGCCTGGCCCTGGATGACGCGGATGACTTCTGTGAGGACCCTGAGGAAGAGCTCTCCGAAGACGATGACAACGGCAGTGTTGAAACGTTCACGGAGCTTGTTCCCCTGCTTGGGGTGGGAAATCTCAGTGATCGCCCACTGAATCAAGCACAACCGTTCAGTGTTGACCTGCTGCCGGACAGCGCTTACCTGTTGGTCGACAAGGTGGTCGAGCTGGATGCGCGCCCCCTCAAGGAGTTCCCTGAGTTGGGCCTCCTCGACGATGTCGAGCAGGAACGGCAGGGGTTGTGCCTGTTTGCCAGCCCCCGCGCGGCCAAGCGCCAGTGCGGGCGGAGTCAGCGGGTGATCAAGGTTCCCGACACGGCTGTGTTTCAGCGCACTAGCAGTTACCTGCTGGCCCGGGGCATTACACGACTGGTGTTGGACGGAACCTTAATTGCGCTGGATGCCTGA
- the rsmI gene encoding 16S rRNA (cytidine(1402)-2'-O)-methyltransferase, producing the protein MQRDEPSGGSLYLVGTPIGHLGDLSPRARDLLRSVDVIACEDTRHSGQLLSSLGAGGRKLSFHQHNTRTRVPQLLDLLAEGQSLAVISDAGLPGISDPGEELVAAAHQAGHPVICIPGPCAATTALVSSGLPSGRFCFEGFLPAKGKERRTRLDAISHEPRTTVLYEAPHRLITLLEELQHHCGGDRPLQVARELTKRHEEQVGATVDSALMHFQQHPPQGECTVVLGGAPSQDVEEPNDEDLLRQLQALQENGASPSDAARQLAQTTGLSRRRLYALLHQGTSN; encoded by the coding sequence ATGCAGCGGGATGAACCAAGCGGCGGCAGCCTTTATCTGGTGGGCACTCCCATTGGTCATCTGGGGGACCTGTCACCACGAGCCCGCGACTTGCTCCGCAGCGTGGATGTGATCGCCTGTGAAGACACCCGGCACAGCGGACAGCTGCTCAGCAGCCTTGGAGCGGGCGGCCGCAAGCTGTCCTTTCATCAGCACAACACCCGCACCCGCGTGCCACAACTGCTGGATCTGCTGGCGGAGGGTCAAAGCCTGGCGGTGATCAGTGATGCCGGGCTGCCGGGCATCAGCGACCCCGGTGAAGAGCTGGTGGCAGCAGCGCACCAGGCCGGACATCCAGTGATCTGCATCCCTGGCCCCTGTGCAGCCACCACTGCTCTAGTGAGCAGCGGCCTGCCCAGCGGACGATTCTGCTTCGAAGGATTTCTGCCGGCCAAAGGCAAGGAACGGCGGACCCGCCTGGACGCCATCAGCCATGAACCCCGCACAACGGTGCTGTACGAAGCGCCGCACCGCCTAATCACGTTACTCGAGGAACTCCAGCACCACTGCGGAGGAGACCGTCCTCTGCAGGTGGCACGGGAACTGACCAAACGCCATGAAGAGCAGGTGGGGGCGACGGTGGATAGTGCCCTGATGCACTTTCAGCAGCACCCGCCTCAAGGGGAATGCACGGTTGTGCTGGGGGGAGCACCATCGCAGGACGTGGAAGAACCCAACGACGAGGATCTACTCAGGCAGCTGCAAGCGTTGCAGGAAAATGGGGCAAGCCCCAGCGACGCTGCCCGGCAACTGGCCCAGACCACAGGTCTGTCCAGACGACGCCTGTATGCCCTCTTGCACCAGGGCACGTCAAACTGA